A segment of the Fibrobacter succinogenes subsp. succinogenes S85 genome:
AGCTCTTCTATGATGGTGCGCGTTTCTGATGGTCGTGACGATTATTCTATTTACTGCGATGGAAAATTGGCTTGCGCTACAAGTGATAACTGCATTGTGAAGACAATGACGAATGATGACTATGTCTATTTGCTAGTCGTTAGGAATGGAATTATCTATGGCGGTGTGAATGTATATCGTGAAGGAAATACTTCAGTGTCTAAAAGCAGTTTGAGTGGCTGGAATCCGCCTTCTACTTCGGGACAGGGCTTGCAAGTGTTAGGTGATGTACTGACGACTTTCCCGTTATATACAATTACGTACTTTGCTTTAACTCCATCGAAACATTCGGGAGTTTATGGAACGTTTCCTAAAGAAGTTGTTTTAAATGTCGGTCCAAAGGATTCTTCGCTTGTGAATTATCCTTGGGATCAACCGATAAAATAAAAGTGCTTATTCCACGCGCTTGCGTGGCTTGAGCGTCATGCCGTTGCTGCGATAGTATTGAATATCCGTAAGGACTTGCCCAACCCAATAATGTTTTTGCGGGTCCTTGCGCCAGTTCTCGAACCTGTTGCGGTGTTCTGTGCCGGGATAGAATTGTGCGACTGCGTCGGCGAGCGTGGGTGAAGATGCGAGAACTTTTTTGAGGCGGCGGGCGCCTATGTCAATTTGTTCTAAGCCCTTGCCTGAATCGAGTGCGAGTAATCCGGACGTGTTGTTTTTGCCCTGATAGTTCATCTGGAATCCGGAAGTGTGGTGGATGATGGACATGAGGACTGCTGGGTCCGTGCGTTCACGGATACATGCTTCAAGTACAGGAAGATTGCAAAGGTGTTCGCTGTCCCAGCGTTTTCCGTTGTATGTGATTATGAGCGTGTGGTCTGTATCTTCGGAAATGATGTCGATATCGTAACGGATGCCTAGATCTCGCTGAAGCGCTTTGATCAATCGGATTCCCCTGTTCTTGAATTTCTTATAACCGATCATCTTTATCTGTAACGTGTCCTTGATTTTTTCGAGAATCGGTGTCGTGGGGCGCGTGACAACGAGATTGTAATTGTTGATGACGGTGGGGAGGATGTAGGCGAGTTCTGCTGCGGCACTGTCGAGGTTGCAGTTCATGTCGATGATGAGCTCGCCTTGGTCGCAAAGCTTTTGAATCGCGGACGTGGTGTACTTCTGGTATTCGAACTGTTCGTCAATCGTTGGGCGAGGGGGTTCTTCGGGGTGCGTGGCGTAGGCGGTCGTAATGGCTGCAACTGCCAAGGCGCAAGCGATGATGGCGAGCTTTACCTTGATGCTCCTCCAGAGTATGCGAATAACTGCACGACCTTTTTTAGTCATGCAGATACATATCAGCCAAATGAAGGCGAGACCCGCCCAGAGGAGAATTAATTTCACGCCCTCAATATACGTTATTTTTCAGCGTTAGAAGGCGGCGTGGCTTGTGGAGCTTGCGGTTTCGCTTGCGGCTTGCCGACCAGATTCGGGGTTTTGAGCATATTGCTCGGTAACGAGGCGATTGTTTCGCTTGCTTTTTTTATGGTCTTGATTATATTTGCCGTGTTGTCGAACTGTTTTTTGATATCGTCTTGGACAGCGTTGAACATCTGTGTAAAGCAGAAAAGGTCGTTTTTAGATTCGTTAAATAGCTTGTATGTGTTGCGGAGGGCGACAAGGTTTGCCGTTTCGCGGTCCATAGATTCTTTGATTTCCGTGTTCAGGGAGTCGCGTAGTCTCTTCTTTTCGTCAATGATTTCAGGTGCGTTTTCTCTCAGGATGTATGTCGGGAGCGTGCCGAATTCCTCGAATTTGGGACTCGTGCTGTTGGCCTGATTCACTGAACTGCGCAAACCGCTTGTACGGACTTGCGGGTCGATAGAAATGGTGCAGTTGGATGTCCCGTGGTAATTGCAGACCACGCGCTTTTCGATTTGGCGGAGCTCGTTATAGGGGTTGAAATCGATGTCTGTTTCGATATACTTGAGCGGGGCGTAAAGCGGTACGGATTCGCCTGCAATCGTGATTCGGTAGGCGAGGCACTTTTCGCCGTTGAAAGGTTTGGTCTCGTAAAGGTTGTTCGAACTGTGGACGAGGTGGTTTACGCGCATGAACAGGTCGTTGGCGTTGTATGGCTTTTCAAGAAGGCTAGGTGTATTCTTGTAAAGCTGAGTCTTGAGAATTTCGCGGTAGCTTTCGGAAATGGCTGTGTTTGATGCGCTGCGGCCCCAGATGGATGTACCGAGGAAGAACGTGTCAATGAGCTTGGTTTCGGTGCGCCCGTTGAGGAACGCTATAGCCTTGATCATGTTCGAAAGGGCAAGCCACCTGCGGATGGGAACGTAAACGCAGTTTTTTTCGCAGGTCTCTGCAACCTTTCCAATGACTGCGAGTGTGTTTGGAGATAGCGTAACTTTACTGATGGCTTGAATCCACTGGGCCTGTTCTTCGGCGCTGATGGCGAGTGAGGGCGGAACAGTGACGTTGCTGTCTGTTCCGTGAATTTGTAAGAGTTGACAAAGGGCGTCTGAAGAGATATTGTCCGGGAGCATGATGGTCAGCGTGACCTGATCGCTCACTTCGGACCTGCTCAGTGCGGATTCTGGCTTTTGGTTGCCCGAAATTATGATGGAGTTCTTTTCGTGGTCGTGAATGACGATTTGAAGATTGTTCTTGCTGACTTCTTCGTTTGGAGTGAAGTTGTCAAAAATGATTAAGTTAAAGTCGTTGATGTTGTCGGGGAGCTGCTTTTGTTTTTTTTCCGAGCTTTAAAATCTTGGCGTCCTTGAATGCGCTAGAAATCCTGCGGATGAAAAGCGAGCTTCCGCAGCCGGGGCGACCATACAGGTAGAATGGTTCCTGAATAAGAGCGGTAAGGAAACCCAACTGCACATAGTATTCTCTTTCGGGAATGTCTTTTGTGATAATCTGAAGAAGTTCGGCAAAACGCTGACGCAAATTCATAATTTTTCTCCCTAATTATTACTTTAAAAATACAATAAAAAAGGGAAAATTGCCTATGGTCTAGTTAATTATAAAGATAATTTCTCTAAAGTTTTGCTAGAAACTTCGATTTTTTGGATAGCAATGTGGAGTTTTGGGTGGCTGAGGTGCTGCTGCGGCAAACGGCAGGAGTCTTTTGGGGAGATGATGATGTCGCTCCCTTGCAAAAGTTCTGATTCGACTATTTGTGAGAAATGTTTATCGTGGTCCGGGCGCTTTATGACTTTATGGATTTGGATGCTGGGCTTGCCGGTGGCGTGATTGAATGCGCGAACGTCGTTGACGAATCGGTCGGGGGTGCCTAGGCCGCAAATGAGTGTGGCGGATAAAGGCTTGCCGGGAATGTAATTTGTTATTGATTCAATGCTGAAACTGATGTCGGGGACTTGGAAATCTGAGCCGAAACAACGGAGGTGGACTATTTCAAGTTCGTCGTGGTCCTGCTTTAGGCTGCGGAACGGTCCTGCTGGCAGAAGACTTTTCCAGGAAGTTGGAGGTTCTTGCCAGTCAAGGCAAATGTACTTTGCGTTTGTAAAACGAGTGTCTTCAAAACCATCGTCGCAAAGGATAATGTTGAATTTGTCTTGAATTTCCCTAGCGGTTTTGTAGCGGTTCCTGGTGGCAAAGACTTTTATTTGTGAATTTTGAGCGGACTGAAATTCCCGCTGCATCATGATAAATTCGTCCCAGGCCGCACTATGGCAAAGAATGGCGATGCTTTTACCTTGTTCTTGAAATTGCTTGGCAAGCCAAATGGTAAAAGGAGTCTTGCCCGCGCCACCTGCTAAATAACTCCCGACGATGATGACGGGAGTTTGAATAGGCGGTTGCGGCCGCAAAAAGAATTTGTGGTGGAACTTGTATGCAACCCTGTAGAGTGCGGCTGCTATAATTAAGAATGGAGCGCGGAGCGTCATCCCGAATTATTCAAGGCAGTTGCGCTTTTGCTGCAGGTAGAGATCCGCAAGAACGAGGGCAGCCATGCTTTCCACAATCACTGGAGCGCGGACGGCAACGCAAGGATCGTGTCTGCCCTTGGCGGCAAGTTCGCCGTTTTCTTGACCGCGACCGGCGGTCTTTTGCAACTGGGAAATTGTGGCTGTTGGCTTGAACGCCATGCGGCAGTAAATCGGTTCGCCGTTTGAGATGCCACCGAGGCTTCCGCCGGCGTTGTTGGTGCGGGTGCGGTAGGCAGTTCCGTCGAAGTAGATTTCATCGTTGTGCTCGCTGCCGTGCATGCGTGCTGCGGCAAAACCGCTTCCGATTTCAAAACCCTTGCAGGCCGGGATGGAAAGCATGGCCTGGGCGAGGAGGGCGTCAAGCCTGTCGAATACCGGTTCGCCGAGAGAGGCCGGGACGTTCTTGACGTAGAGCGAGACTGTTCCGCCAATGCTATCGCCGTTGGACTTCGCGTCCAGGATGGCGGCTTCCATCTTTGCGCTTGCCTCTTCGTTGGGGCAGCGGACGGGGGATGCTTCAATCTGGTCAAGCGTAAGGGCGTTCAAGTCCAGAGACGGGCAGTCTACGTTTCCAACGGAGGCGACCCACGAAAGGAATTCCGTACCGGCGACGGTTTTCAAAAATGCTTTTGCGACAGCACCTGCGGCGACTCGGCCGATGGTTTCGCGGGCGGAGCTTCTGCCGCCGCCGCGGTAATCGCGGAACCCGTACTTGAGGTCGTAGCAGAGGTCTGCATGCCCCGGTCTGTACCATTTGGCGATTTCGGCATAGTCATTGCTGTGCTGGTCTTCGTTAAATACGACGAACGAGATGGGCGTACCGGTCGTTTTGCCTTCAAAAACTCCGGAAAGGATCTTGACCTGGTCTTTTTCATTGCGGGCCGTTGTAACCTTGCCCTGACCCGGGCGCCTGCGGTTCAGCTCGGCCTGAATCATCTCTTCGGTGATGGGGAGGCCGGCGGGGCATCCATCGAGGACGGCTCCGACAGCGGGACCATGGGATTCACCCCATGTTGTGACAGAAAAAATCTTTCCAAACGTGCTTGACATGTGACCAAATATAAATTCTGGACTAAAAAAACTTTTTTTTATGAAAAATTTTTGCTTACTTAGAAAAAGTTTACTATCTTTTACAATATCTAGAGGAGTCAATCGTGTCCAAGTTCGGAATTGTCATAACTTTTTTGATTCTTGTGCTTTCGCTTCATGTGCAAGCGCAGTCTCAAAATAATTTTGCCGGCATTCCGTTTGGCTCAGCTCGCGAGACCGTCATTGAAGAAATGATGAAAAAAGGTTACGAACCTTATGGCCAGACCGGTGTCGGTGAACGCGTGGTGATTCCTGTTTACATGTTTGGCGAACTGCCTGTCCAGGTTGACTTCATTTTCAATAAAAACGACAAGTTCTATGCTTTCGAAATTCGTACGGGACGTGTCGAACGTGCTCGCTTGAGCAAAACTTTTGAAGCTGTTGCCTACATGTCTGACCAATTTACGCTCAAGTACGGCAAGCCCTCGGGCGCTCCGGCGATTAGCGAACTTTCTAGCCTCAAGGAAAATGTGCATAACCTCTACCAGGAATGGTTCTCGGTGAAGGCTCTCGATGCTTATACGGCAGTCATCCAGAAGGGCAATCGCTATTATGCTGTGGGTTCTGTAACGCATCGCCAGCTTGCTACGGAAAGCGAAGCCAAGCGCGCTCGTGAAAAAGCTCCGGAAGTACCAGCAT
Coding sequences within it:
- the aroC gene encoding chorismate synthase, whose product is MSSTFGKIFSVTTWGESHGPAVGAVLDGCPAGLPITEEMIQAELNRRRPGQGKVTTARNEKDQVKILSGVFEGKTTGTPISFVVFNEDQHSNDYAEIAKWYRPGHADLCYDLKYGFRDYRGGGRSSARETIGRVAAGAVAKAFLKTVAGTEFLSWVASVGNVDCPSLDLNALTLDQIEASPVRCPNEEASAKMEAAILDAKSNGDSIGGTVSLYVKNVPASLGEPVFDRLDALLAQAMLSIPACKGFEIGSGFAAARMHGSEHNDEIYFDGTAYRTRTNNAGGSLGGISNGEPIYCRMAFKPTATISQLQKTAGRGQENGELAAKGRHDPCVAVRAPVIVESMAALVLADLYLQQKRNCLE
- a CDS encoding tetraacyldisaccharide 4'-kinase, whose protein sequence is MTLRAPFLIIAAALYRVAYKFHHKFFLRPQPPIQTPVIIVGSYLAGGAGKTPFTIWLAKQFQEQGKSIAILCHSAAWDEFIMMQREFQSAQNSQIKVFATRNRYKTAREIQDKFNIILCDDGFEDTRFTNAKYICLDWQEPPTSWKSLLPAGPFRSLKQDHDELEIVHLRCFGSDFQVPDISFSIESITNYIPGKPLSATLICGLGTPDRFVNDVRAFNHATGKPSIQIHKVIKRPDHDKHFSQIVESELLQGSDIIISPKDSCRLPQQHLSHPKLHIAIQKIEVSSKTLEKLSL